From Nocardioides sp. HDW12B, the proteins below share one genomic window:
- a CDS encoding Hsp70 family protein, whose protein sequence is MAFDAAKYKNSVLVPLAKDKARLEVLQQVIREVQGAGGASAAARLNVSELFAVEPGLGAPELAAHLKSLGMTYNKQKNLPSAGLLKKLLALFGNDKVCDPGFWASLASLRRQALKNQLAEFARAVAQEYPLKVMSPAQVQRWATVQGSPASELAAALVECEVEVWSDFELPRVTIPSSVRRVTTFPEFRTLVDLVTWPRPAIDVEVLDPVHLCENNRAIPPDEFGEARNKFLRQQSGVPRDAALAAQSALAAMSELRTSVETREFVLASVVELARGALGGGLPRLLVVEGLVSRGVHPGDAARIVAKLSDADELHGTVSINGDLSELGAIRGSLESVASQISRFIEDRSVDTAAFQSVSSPDARSGEIEVSAVLSRSLGVRVDGADVSPRVLFLLPANSPLPAEATVTMQTVVDGQTSISVALYEQGGEVESDDLEDNTLLGETSLDLPPVPAASAVEISLSVSAEGVMRLAARDPFNGRLSSVEANVSVLEDNSAAVSPAAVASMSKSSTNTARSPVFGVHLGSTHAAVARMNDLGQAEGLPNFEGSFTTPSVVYFEGANDAVVGAEAKRVQLSDPDNSCSLIRRHMGTLYPQEFRGQEYTPEAISALILKAVTTDATSELGQEVSKVVITVPAYFGIQEKEATKQAGQIAGLEVVGLVTEPVAALLSVGLGESPETILVFDLGGMSFDVTVLQASPAAIEIVAIDGNLRFGGADWDEALAQLIADKFVAQAGFGDENPRLDAEFEIELIGQAEDVKKSLTRREIATVRCRYYDRDEQVAVTRAEFEAATQHLVAQTLEISQRVVSAAEAKVPELKVDRVLLVGGSSKMPMIDTALREQLGWNPVNTDFEVAAAQGAAIYGALLHEDHSSGGCSCCEEHFREARDE, encoded by the coding sequence ATGGCGTTCGATGCTGCGAAGTACAAGAACTCGGTTCTAGTCCCACTGGCTAAGGACAAGGCTCGGCTTGAGGTGCTCCAGCAGGTCATCCGTGAGGTGCAGGGCGCAGGTGGAGCATCAGCGGCGGCGAGGCTCAATGTCTCGGAGTTGTTTGCCGTAGAGCCCGGCCTGGGGGCACCTGAGCTGGCCGCGCATCTCAAGAGCCTTGGGATGACGTACAACAAGCAGAAGAACCTTCCCTCGGCTGGACTGCTGAAGAAGCTTCTCGCTCTGTTTGGAAACGACAAAGTCTGCGACCCGGGGTTCTGGGCGAGTCTGGCGTCCTTACGGCGCCAAGCGCTGAAGAACCAGCTCGCCGAGTTCGCGCGCGCGGTTGCGCAGGAGTATCCGCTGAAGGTCATGTCTCCGGCACAAGTCCAGCGGTGGGCAACCGTCCAAGGGTCGCCGGCTAGCGAGCTTGCGGCGGCGCTCGTCGAATGTGAAGTCGAAGTCTGGTCTGACTTCGAACTACCGAGGGTGACGATCCCCTCATCTGTTCGCAGAGTGACCACGTTCCCTGAGTTCAGAACGCTTGTGGACCTAGTGACCTGGCCGAGGCCAGCGATCGACGTCGAAGTATTGGACCCGGTTCATCTCTGTGAGAACAATCGCGCTATCCCGCCGGATGAGTTCGGCGAAGCGCGCAACAAGTTCCTCCGACAGCAGTCCGGTGTTCCCCGTGATGCGGCGCTCGCGGCCCAGAGCGCGCTTGCTGCGATGTCTGAATTGCGTACGTCCGTTGAAACCAGGGAGTTCGTGCTCGCTTCGGTGGTCGAATTGGCTAGGGGCGCTCTAGGGGGCGGATTGCCCCGGCTTCTTGTAGTCGAAGGGTTGGTGAGCCGAGGCGTTCATCCGGGCGACGCCGCGCGAATCGTTGCCAAACTGTCTGACGCTGACGAACTCCACGGCACCGTGTCAATTAATGGCGATCTGTCGGAGCTTGGAGCAATCCGCGGTTCACTTGAATCAGTTGCAAGCCAGATTTCCCGGTTTATCGAGGACCGGAGTGTGGACACGGCTGCGTTTCAGTCTGTCAGTTCGCCGGATGCGCGCTCGGGCGAGATTGAAGTCTCGGCCGTGCTTTCGCGGTCCCTCGGTGTCCGCGTCGATGGCGCGGACGTATCGCCCCGCGTCCTCTTCCTGCTGCCGGCGAACTCCCCACTGCCAGCCGAGGCCACGGTGACGATGCAGACGGTTGTGGATGGTCAGACTTCCATCTCCGTCGCCCTGTATGAGCAGGGCGGCGAGGTGGAATCAGACGATCTGGAGGACAACACTCTCCTCGGCGAGACAAGTCTTGACCTTCCGCCCGTGCCTGCAGCGTCGGCCGTAGAGATCTCACTTTCCGTGAGCGCGGAGGGTGTCATGCGCCTCGCCGCTCGGGACCCTTTCAATGGTCGACTCAGTAGCGTCGAGGCGAATGTGAGCGTCCTTGAGGACAACAGCGCCGCTGTAAGCCCGGCGGCGGTGGCGAGCATGTCGAAATCTTCAACGAATACAGCGAGGTCCCCGGTCTTCGGAGTCCACTTGGGGTCAACTCACGCGGCTGTCGCGCGGATGAACGACCTTGGTCAAGCAGAGGGCCTCCCGAACTTCGAGGGCAGCTTCACAACCCCGTCGGTGGTGTATTTCGAGGGGGCCAACGACGCGGTGGTGGGCGCTGAGGCAAAGCGTGTGCAGTTGTCGGACCCGGACAATTCCTGCTCGCTGATCAGGCGGCATATGGGGACCTTGTACCCGCAGGAGTTCAGGGGCCAGGAGTACACGCCCGAGGCCATCTCCGCACTAATCCTAAAGGCTGTCACGACTGACGCCACGTCGGAACTCGGCCAGGAGGTTAGCAAGGTCGTCATCACCGTTCCCGCCTACTTTGGCATTCAGGAGAAGGAAGCGACCAAGCAGGCAGGGCAGATCGCGGGCCTTGAAGTCGTCGGGCTGGTCACCGAGCCTGTCGCTGCTCTTCTTTCGGTCGGGCTCGGCGAGAGCCCCGAGACGATACTCGTCTTCGACCTTGGAGGTATGTCCTTCGATGTAACCGTGCTTCAAGCCTCGCCCGCGGCGATCGAGATCGTTGCGATTGACGGCAACCTCAGGTTTGGTGGCGCAGATTGGGACGAGGCCTTGGCGCAGTTGATCGCCGACAAGTTCGTCGCTCAGGCGGGTTTTGGGGACGAGAACCCTCGCCTTGATGCTGAGTTCGAGATCGAGTTGATCGGCCAGGCTGAGGACGTCAAGAAGTCTCTGACTAGGCGCGAGATTGCAACGGTCCGGTGCCGCTATTACGACAGGGACGAGCAGGTCGCGGTCACCCGGGCGGAGTTTGAGGCGGCGACCCAGCACTTGGTGGCCCAGACGCTTGAAATCTCCCAGCGTGTCGTATCGGCCGCTGAGGCGAAGGTTCCGGAGCTGAAGGTCGACCGAGTCTTGCTAGTTGGTGGGTCCTCCAAGATGCCGATGATCGACACGGCACTCCGGGAGCAGCTCGGGTGGAACCCGGTGAACACCGACTTCGAAGTGGCAGCCGCCCAAGGGGCTGCTATCTACGGCGCCCTGCTCCACGAAGACCACAGCTCAGGTGGTTGCTCTTGCTGTGAGGAGCATTTTCGGGAGGCGCGGGACGAATGA
- a CDS encoding Hsp70 family protein, with the protein MSDSVYGIDLGTTYSAIARINDLGQAEVLLNFDSNPTTPSVVYFEGDNNAVVGAEAKRVQLSDPDNACSLIKRYMGTAYPQEFRGQEYTPESISALILKELVKTANSELGEEVSKVVITVPAYFGIQEKESTKQAGQIAGLEVVGIVTEPVAAALSLGIRGEQPETILVYDLGGGTFDTTIMRAEAGRVEVIAIDGNKTLGGADWDEALAQLIADKFVAQAGLGDENPRLDAEFEIELLSQAEDTKKSLTKRENATVRCRFQDKDEQIAVTRAEFEAATKHLVAQTLEISQRVVAAAEAKAPGLKVDRVLLVGGSSKMPMIDMALREQLGWSPANTDFDLAVAKGAAIYGQAAVDEVLSTDGADVPVAADAEEKYFLGGSKTLNVTNVLSRALGVRFQRKESDDLYISFLLHANDTIPATPDPIRAGTVVDNQTSVAIALYEQGGERESENPNDNDLLQEKTLPIPSLPKGSPIDITLVVTAEGLARVTAYDPTGGQTIDVEAQVSVLSEEEVAQATVQVSGISLRS; encoded by the coding sequence GTGAGTGACAGTGTGTATGGAATCGACCTGGGTACGACCTACTCGGCGATCGCTCGAATCAATGACCTCGGTCAGGCCGAAGTCCTTCTCAACTTCGACAGCAACCCCACGACGCCATCGGTCGTCTACTTCGAGGGCGACAACAACGCTGTCGTCGGAGCTGAGGCTAAACGTGTGCAGTTGTCCGATCCGGACAACGCCTGCTCGCTGATCAAGCGCTACATGGGGACCGCTTACCCACAGGAGTTCAGGGGTCAGGAGTACACGCCGGAGAGCATCTCCGCGTTGATCCTCAAGGAGCTCGTCAAGACAGCGAATAGCGAGTTGGGCGAGGAAGTCAGCAAGGTCGTCATCACTGTCCCGGCCTACTTCGGCATCCAAGAGAAGGAGTCGACCAAACAGGCGGGGCAGATCGCTGGCCTTGAAGTCGTCGGGATCGTGACGGAGCCGGTTGCAGCAGCCCTATCTCTCGGCATCCGCGGTGAACAGCCCGAGACGATCCTCGTCTACGACCTCGGCGGCGGCACCTTCGACACGACCATCATGCGAGCAGAGGCGGGCCGAGTCGAGGTCATCGCGATTGACGGCAACAAGACGCTTGGTGGCGCGGATTGGGACGAGGCTCTGGCGCAGTTGATCGCCGACAAGTTCGTGGCGCAGGCCGGCTTGGGGGACGAGAACCCTCGCCTTGATGCTGAGTTTGAGATTGAGCTGCTGAGCCAGGCGGAGGACACGAAGAAGTCCCTCACCAAGCGTGAGAACGCCACCGTCCGTTGCCGTTTCCAGGACAAGGATGAGCAGATCGCGGTCACTCGGGCGGAGTTCGAGGCGGCGACCAAGCACCTGGTGGCCCAGACGCTTGAGATCTCCCAGCGAGTCGTGGCGGCCGCTGAGGCGAAGGCTCCGGGGCTGAAGGTGGACCGAGTTCTCTTGGTTGGTGGGTCTTCCAAGATGCCCATGATCGACATGGCCCTTCGGGAGCAACTCGGCTGGAGCCCCGCCAACACCGACTTCGACCTCGCCGTGGCGAAGGGAGCGGCCATCTACGGTCAGGCAGCCGTTGATGAGGTTCTCTCGACGGATGGGGCAGATGTTCCGGTCGCCGCCGACGCCGAGGAAAAGTACTTCCTCGGAGGGTCCAAGACCCTTAACGTCACCAACGTCCTCTCGCGCGCGCTCGGCGTCAGATTCCAGCGGAAGGAAAGCGACGACCTCTACATCTCGTTCCTGCTCCACGCTAACGACACGATCCCGGCAACGCCCGATCCCATTCGCGCAGGCACGGTCGTCGACAACCAGACTTCGGTTGCCATCGCGCTCTACGAGCAGGGCGGCGAGCGCGAGTCGGAGAACCCGAACGACAACGACCTTCTCCAGGAGAAGACGCTTCCCATCCCGTCTCTTCCCAAGGGATCGCCGATCGACATCACCTTGGTCGTCACCGCTGAAGGGCTCGCCCGGGTTACGGCGTACGACCCCACCGGCGGCCAGACGATCGACGTTGAAGCGCAGGTCTCTGTCCTCAGCGAGGAAGAGGTCGCGCAAGCAACCGTACAAGTCTCCGGCATCTCGCTCCGTTCCTGA
- the grpE gene encoding nucleotide exchange factor GrpE, translating to MPQDESDDGEAGVGDPGHADVVGDPSGSNPEAAVVSNSRKLPDLADDTGTDDEVVSPDGPSVGPAFDELTSALLRVEAQSQAFHARAENYEQIIRQMQNRIEQLQGDQVQALLKPVFQRFAGLHAQATEASEGAKERGESAEKDFSFFAVAIEEALGLVDLESVGAVPEVEFDSRKHHASRIVPTDDPDLDKRVQRVLRQGFTYVGAPRVLLPAQVSVYRYEPPQPIANDEPPTSSPTSEPGEGDPGE from the coding sequence ATGCCCCAAGACGAATCGGACGATGGGGAGGCGGGAGTCGGCGACCCGGGCCACGCTGATGTAGTCGGTGACCCATCAGGATCGAACCCCGAGGCGGCTGTTGTCAGCAACTCGCGCAAATTGCCCGATTTGGCGGATGACACAGGTACGGACGACGAGGTCGTATCGCCCGATGGGCCTTCGGTCGGCCCGGCCTTTGACGAGCTGACTTCTGCGCTCCTGCGCGTTGAGGCGCAGTCTCAGGCATTTCACGCTCGCGCCGAGAACTACGAGCAGATCATTCGGCAGATGCAGAACCGGATCGAGCAGTTGCAGGGCGATCAGGTGCAGGCCCTGCTCAAACCGGTCTTTCAGAGGTTCGCCGGGCTTCATGCTCAAGCCACTGAGGCTTCCGAGGGAGCCAAGGAGCGGGGGGAGTCGGCGGAGAAGGACTTCAGTTTCTTCGCGGTTGCCATCGAGGAAGCGCTCGGCCTCGTCGACCTCGAGTCGGTCGGAGCTGTCCCCGAGGTCGAGTTCGACTCCAGAAAGCATCATGCGTCACGGATCGTCCCGACCGATGACCCGGACCTGGATAAGCGCGTGCAGCGAGTCTTGCGTCAAGGTTTCACGTACGTCGGTGCTCCCCGCGTCCTCCTGCCAGCGCAGGTGAGTGTCTACCGATACGAACCGCCGCAACCAATCGCAAACGACGAGCCCCCTACGAGCAGTCCCACAAGCGAGCCCGGCGAAGGAGACCCCGGTGAGTGA
- a CDS encoding type IV secretion system DNA-binding domain-containing protein codes for MANTAAANAAMRRANRGRRAVRRGFIGPWDPIPAGAQDFLDYSGVATPNDIQWQRWAFPLGRYVLPKAGRRGEGFQTNDEFGLSPETANRHTVVYAPAGSGKTTSVIAPWIYSAMAQGYLVVALDLKGNGDLMSIIQQYAGSQTPLPDVAISSFNYSDPIHSVSWNWIRELAGNDTALDAATQALVGRGDDSGQNRIFWLRDLKWMRGLLEYASTSDHNWTVETLLRLLDDHPRLARYITNTAPDRVRSRLTDLVYLPETEYYEKAQFLTTYLEVLNTPGFNRVTARRELKMQDVASEPGLLLITAPLADGKMSEAVSGLFLSQFISAQLKKFNTGSRPVLLVLDEAPRLQERLDLPQLMATSRSSGLSVLLALQEITDFKEKDRDTILSNCVTHILLPGAGAPTTEYFAKRLGMRTVARQTQSMNYSRHEGQTFQSGVQNAEVPVLGRAEMTTPPGGPYSAVVHCHELTHKPILVDLTRYDLMKS; via the coding sequence ATGGCGAACACCGCTGCGGCGAACGCTGCGATGCGTCGGGCCAACAGGGGACGCCGGGCAGTGCGTCGTGGGTTCATCGGTCCGTGGGATCCGATTCCCGCCGGGGCGCAGGATTTCCTGGACTACTCAGGGGTAGCTACACCTAACGACATTCAATGGCAGAGGTGGGCATTCCCGCTTGGGCGCTACGTCTTGCCCAAGGCAGGTCGCAGGGGCGAGGGGTTCCAGACCAACGACGAGTTTGGGCTTTCGCCAGAGACTGCGAATAGGCACACGGTCGTCTACGCACCAGCGGGCAGCGGAAAGACGACCTCCGTCATCGCTCCGTGGATCTACTCGGCCATGGCACAGGGATACCTCGTGGTTGCTCTCGACCTCAAGGGCAACGGCGACCTCATGTCAATCATTCAGCAGTACGCGGGCTCTCAGACTCCCCTTCCGGACGTCGCGATCTCAAGTTTCAATTACAGCGACCCGATCCACTCCGTCTCCTGGAACTGGATTCGAGAGCTCGCCGGAAATGACACTGCCCTCGATGCGGCAACTCAGGCGCTCGTGGGGCGCGGCGACGACAGTGGGCAGAACCGAATCTTCTGGCTTCGCGACCTCAAGTGGATGCGTGGGCTTCTTGAGTACGCCAGCACGAGCGACCACAACTGGACAGTTGAGACGCTGCTTCGGCTGCTCGATGATCATCCGCGGCTGGCTCGCTACATCACCAACACGGCGCCGGATCGGGTGAGGTCGCGATTGACGGACCTCGTTTACCTCCCCGAGACCGAGTACTACGAGAAGGCTCAGTTCCTCACCACTTACTTAGAGGTACTCAACACTCCCGGCTTTAACCGAGTAACAGCACGTCGCGAGCTGAAGATGCAAGACGTGGCTAGCGAACCGGGGCTCCTGCTCATCACGGCCCCTCTGGCTGACGGCAAGATGTCGGAGGCAGTCTCAGGCCTGTTCCTGTCGCAGTTCATCTCGGCCCAACTCAAGAAGTTCAACACCGGCTCGCGCCCGGTGCTGCTCGTACTGGACGAGGCCCCCAGACTCCAGGAGCGCTTGGATCTCCCCCAACTCATGGCCACGTCCCGGAGTTCCGGGCTCAGCGTCCTGCTCGCGCTCCAAGAGATCACTGACTTCAAGGAGAAGGATCGAGACACTATTCTCTCGAACTGCGTCACGCACATCCTGCTCCCCGGTGCCGGCGCCCCCACAACTGAGTACTTCGCGAAGAGGCTCGGCATGAGGACCGTTGCCCGGCAGACACAATCAATGAACTACTCACGCCACGAGGGACAGACGTTTCAGTCAGGCGTTCAAAACGCCGAGGTGCCCGTGCTCGGTAGAGCGGAGATGACGACACCGCCGGGAGGGCCGTACTCGGCAGTCGTTCACTGCCACGAATTGACCCACAAGCCGATTTTGGTGGACCTGACCCGTTATGACCTGATGAAGTCCTGA
- a CDS encoding DUF262 domain-containing protein has translation MNEATREAILEPKIVGGISENFFVPGYQRGYRWGRTEVRNLLKDIWESRERPYYLQPIVVQELGDEFELVDGQQRLTTLFLILQYMLNEGLKKTGANYSIRYETRPGSAKYLERPDPARSQENIDFFHIHEAYQAIHDWFTKERKDDDLQTVADELRIALFRQVRVIWYLAPRGEVDATKLFTRLNVGRIALTDAELVKALLLSEIRKLSSDTDLSLETAVEWDMIERELRDPERWAFITGKSEEEPTHISLLFDTLADQVSDDFRAKTGKTPEDRRPLRGRERPPFHTFETLRKQIASDPLGFWRQVVDLHSLVMGWHHNRDLYHKIGYLVAERVSTLAGLVPVAAERPKSAFESELDNLIRGHLSLTENLLRELSFRSSKTSRVLLLMNVETIRQRKHSTERYSFKEHASGRWSLEHLHAQNAQELPRSSDVWEKWLRLAHRAVKGISISGAGQHANLLARVEKVLENLPVKGAQFDALERELTSVLSEGSGFTAVDIDSIANLALLDGGDNSALSNSVFAVKRNEILDRDREGSYIPVCTRNVFLKYYSPGAEHQADFWSIDDRRHYLNAMVEVLRKGRFLVSEDGAE, from the coding sequence GTGAACGAGGCGACGCGTGAGGCGATCCTTGAGCCGAAGATCGTTGGAGGGATCTCTGAAAACTTCTTCGTGCCCGGATACCAGCGCGGCTATCGCTGGGGTCGTACGGAAGTCCGGAATCTCCTCAAGGACATCTGGGAGAGCCGCGAGCGGCCCTACTACCTGCAGCCGATCGTGGTTCAGGAGCTGGGCGACGAGTTTGAGCTCGTCGATGGCCAGCAGCGGCTTACGACCCTGTTTCTGATCTTGCAGTACATGCTGAACGAAGGGCTGAAGAAGACAGGCGCCAACTACAGCATTCGCTACGAGACGCGACCGGGCAGTGCAAAGTATCTTGAACGACCTGACCCTGCACGTAGCCAGGAGAACATCGACTTCTTCCACATTCACGAGGCCTATCAGGCGATTCACGATTGGTTCACTAAAGAGCGCAAGGATGATGACCTTCAGACCGTAGCGGATGAGCTCCGAATCGCGCTCTTTCGACAGGTTAGGGTTATCTGGTACCTGGCACCGCGTGGCGAGGTGGATGCGACCAAGTTGTTCACGCGGCTGAACGTCGGACGCATTGCACTGACCGACGCCGAACTCGTCAAGGCACTCCTCCTGTCAGAAATACGAAAGTTGTCGTCCGATACGGATCTGTCGTTAGAGACGGCGGTCGAGTGGGACATGATCGAGCGGGAGCTGCGCGACCCTGAGAGATGGGCGTTCATCACTGGGAAGTCGGAGGAGGAGCCGACGCACATAAGTCTTTTATTCGACACTTTGGCCGACCAGGTTTCGGACGACTTCCGCGCCAAGACCGGGAAGACACCCGAGGATCGAAGGCCCCTGCGCGGGCGCGAGCGTCCCCCATTCCACACGTTCGAGACGCTACGCAAGCAGATTGCGAGTGATCCCCTGGGCTTTTGGCGCCAGGTGGTGGATCTGCACTCCCTCGTCATGGGATGGCACCATAACCGCGATCTTTACCACAAGATCGGCTACCTCGTGGCAGAGAGGGTGTCGACCCTTGCGGGCCTCGTTCCGGTGGCTGCGGAGCGGCCGAAGTCTGCCTTTGAATCCGAGCTCGACAATTTGATTCGGGGGCATCTGAGCCTGACGGAGAACTTGCTGCGCGAACTTTCCTTTCGAAGCTCGAAGACGAGTCGGGTGCTTCTCCTAATGAACGTGGAGACTATTCGTCAAAGAAAGCACTCAACTGAGCGATACTCCTTCAAGGAACACGCGTCGGGGCGGTGGTCACTTGAGCATCTCCACGCACAGAACGCGCAAGAGCTTCCGCGTAGTTCAGACGTTTGGGAAAAGTGGCTGCGGTTGGCCCATCGCGCCGTGAAGGGGATCAGCATCTCGGGCGCAGGTCAACACGCTAACCTTCTTGCTCGCGTGGAGAAGGTGCTCGAGAACCTCCCGGTCAAAGGTGCTCAGTTCGATGCGCTGGAACGCGAGTTGACTTCTGTGCTCTCCGAAGGCAGCGGTTTCACCGCTGTGGACATCGACTCCATCGCCAACCTCGCTCTGCTCGACGGTGGGGACAACAGCGCGCTGAGCAACTCCGTCTTTGCCGTGAAGCGAAACGAGATCCTCGACCGTGACCGAGAAGGTTCTTACATCCCGGTCTGTACCCGAAATGTATTCCTCAAGTACTACTCTCCCGGCGCAGAGCACCAGGCGGACTTCTGGAGCATCGACGACCGCAGGCATTACCTCAACGCGATGGTCGAGGTGCTGCGGAAGGGACGCTTCCTGGTCTCAGAGGATGGTGCCGAATGA
- a CDS encoding DUF262 domain-containing protein produces MKGYLTSFARLFEERPEGAPVVERIKIPLIQRDYAQGRPGPVVEEIRTNFLEVLLNAVAGVEPTGLDFVYGKVDQGTFQPLDGQQRLTTLFLLHWYLASRAEQLDPGAPWTRFSYATRVSARRFCSRLVKHALPLLPPEKPPSEWIVDQSWYLHVWRDDPTIQSMLEMVDAIERELLRLHPTLDPRVAWDLLTSAKPLAISFYLLPLDDMESEEDLYIKMNSRGKPLTSFETFKALFEKDITHSPWVDDLGRKRSVSFAHRIDGSWSDLFWKFHGGDNLVDDEFVRYMDFVTQICELREDRVVKGRLGDRARQVFGEGNMRAEDHLDFLFAAFDCWRDADHIAQVFDDLFGHFSPGEDGYDPKKVILFTGAGSNLFELCIRHFNSQASRNPNFTLQQTLLLYAVLLHLIERTDDFPRRLRIVRNLVSAPGDEIRGDRMPGLVRDVEVLVRTGDLDEVTRFSANQVADELRKRNHIALDPGLAPTVFRLEDHELLRGTLTAFEVDAEEFNARALAFENAFTKRSSWPHLTGALLAVGDYQRTHPKTSDWQFGTVSATNEGSWRYLLAEGDLASLSSIRSVLASFLDGFVASGTNLESYCDSLVKDAIASHEAARKRDWRYYLLKHESLRSGRPGIYRGDPGYSMIMMRETQGSRINRDPILLGVWELADPGDRVKDPWFSGDASAPRWLELIQSGTGIRSVSRGFELRPPQIEGLEESFLTICNSHGDIESTDDGLLLKIPQEAGIDKTDRVVVGASFLQELLAVGL; encoded by the coding sequence ATGAAGGGCTATCTGACCTCCTTCGCTCGGCTCTTCGAGGAGCGTCCCGAGGGCGCACCCGTTGTCGAGAGGATCAAGATCCCCTTGATTCAGCGCGACTACGCCCAGGGTCGCCCTGGCCCAGTCGTCGAGGAGATTCGCACCAATTTCTTGGAGGTGCTCCTCAATGCTGTCGCCGGCGTCGAGCCAACTGGGCTTGACTTCGTCTACGGCAAAGTCGACCAGGGAACCTTTCAGCCCCTCGACGGGCAACAGCGCCTCACTACGTTGTTCCTACTCCACTGGTACCTAGCGTCACGCGCGGAACAGCTCGATCCGGGAGCGCCTTGGACCCGCTTCTCCTACGCCACTCGCGTCAGCGCGCGCCGATTTTGCAGTCGACTCGTAAAACATGCCCTCCCGCTCCTGCCTCCCGAGAAGCCGCCGTCCGAATGGATCGTCGATCAGTCTTGGTACCTGCACGTCTGGCGCGACGACCCGACGATCCAGTCGATGCTCGAGATGGTTGACGCCATCGAGCGAGAACTCCTGCGACTGCATCCAACCCTCGATCCACGCGTTGCCTGGGACCTGCTTACCAGCGCGAAGCCCCTGGCCATCTCGTTCTACCTACTTCCTCTCGACGACATGGAGTCCGAAGAGGACCTCTACATCAAGATGAACTCGCGCGGGAAGCCGCTGACCTCCTTTGAGACATTCAAGGCCCTCTTCGAGAAAGACATCACGCACTCGCCTTGGGTTGACGATCTGGGGCGCAAGCGCTCCGTTTCGTTCGCGCACAGGATCGACGGTTCATGGTCCGACCTCTTCTGGAAGTTCCACGGAGGCGACAACCTCGTTGATGACGAGTTCGTCCGATACATGGACTTCGTCACGCAAATCTGCGAACTTCGCGAGGACCGCGTCGTCAAAGGGCGTCTCGGCGACCGCGCACGCCAGGTCTTCGGCGAGGGGAACATGCGCGCGGAGGATCACCTCGACTTCCTTTTCGCCGCCTTTGACTGTTGGCGCGATGCCGACCACATTGCGCAAGTATTCGATGATCTGTTCGGGCATTTCAGCCCGGGGGAGGATGGCTACGACCCGAAGAAGGTCATTCTCTTCACGGGCGCCGGCTCGAATCTGTTCGAGCTCTGCATCCGTCACTTCAACAGTCAGGCAAGCCGCAACCCGAACTTCACTCTCCAGCAGACCTTGCTGCTCTATGCCGTGCTGCTCCATCTAATCGAGCGCACCGACGACTTTCCCCGCCGCCTCCGTATCGTCCGGAACCTGGTGTCTGCACCGGGAGACGAGATCCGTGGCGACAGGATGCCAGGTCTGGTCCGCGACGTCGAGGTCCTGGTTCGCACCGGGGACCTCGACGAAGTCACTCGGTTCAGTGCCAACCAAGTCGCTGACGAGTTGAGGAAGCGCAATCACATCGCCCTGGACCCTGGACTTGCACCCACCGTGTTCCGTCTCGAAGATCACGAGCTCCTCCGCGGAACCCTCACAGCGTTCGAGGTGGACGCCGAGGAGTTCAACGCAAGAGCGCTGGCCTTCGAGAACGCCTTCACCAAGCGAAGCTCCTGGCCCCATCTGACGGGAGCCCTACTCGCTGTGGGCGACTACCAGCGCACGCACCCGAAGACCTCCGATTGGCAGTTCGGCACCGTATCGGCAACCAACGAGGGTTCCTGGCGCTACCTCCTCGCCGAGGGCGATCTGGCAAGTCTCAGCAGCATCCGCTCAGTGCTCGCGAGCTTCCTGGACGGCTTCGTGGCATCGGGGACCAACCTGGAGTCGTACTGCGACTCCTTGGTCAAAGACGCGATCGCATCGCATGAGGCAGCGCGAAAGCGCGACTGGCGCTACTACCTCCTGAAGCACGAGTCCCTGCGCTCCGGCCGGCCCGGCATCTATCGAGGCGATCCCGGCTACTCCATGATCATGATGCGCGAAACGCAGGGAAGCCGGATCAACCGCGACCCGATCCTGCTCGGCGTGTGGGAGTTGGCGGACCCTGGCGATCGAGTCAAGGACCCGTGGTTCTCAGGGGACGCTTCCGCTCCACGCTGGCTGGAACTGATTCAGAGCGGCACCGGCATCCGAAGCGTGAGCAGGGGGTTCGAACTCCGTCCCCCACAGATTGAAGGGCTCGAGGAGTCGTTCCTCACCATCTGCAACAGTCACGGCGACATCGAGAGCACCGATGACGGGCTCCTTCTCAAGATTCCCCAGGAGGCTGGCATCGACAAGACGGATCGTGTCGTCGTCGGTGCTTCATTCCTACAGGAGCTGCTCGCAGTCGGCCTGTAG
- a CDS encoding single-stranded DNA-binding protein — translation MTIPIQMSLHGFIAAAPQINFTSKGAARFYARVGVERYRKEADGSFTKLEPTFHDLVAYAKTAERAHAKFKVGDNFVASGYINEYKIDRNGQTQAREEFVARRIGHDLARTRYDVDRTPSRQPDPPGADLPTAKEPAQVVAL, via the coding sequence ATGACAATTCCCATCCAGATGAGCCTGCACGGGTTCATCGCCGCTGCACCGCAGATCAACTTCACGAGCAAGGGCGCTGCCCGCTTCTATGCCCGCGTCGGCGTCGAGCGCTACCGCAAGGAGGCCGACGGCAGCTTCACCAAGCTGGAGCCGACCTTCCACGACCTCGTCGCCTACGCCAAGACCGCCGAGCGGGCCCACGCCAAGTTCAAGGTCGGCGACAACTTCGTCGCCTCGGGCTACATCAACGAATACAAGATCGACCGCAACGGTCAGACGCAGGCCCGCGAGGAGTTCGTCGCTCGCAGGATCGGGCACGACCTCGCGCGCACGAGGTACGACGTCGACCGCACGCCGTCACGTCAGCCGGACCCGCCCGGCGCAGACCTGCCGACGGCCAAGGAGCCGGCCCAGGTCGTCGCTCTCTGA